The genomic segment TTTTAATAAGTACGCCCGCCAGGTTATGAATTGGCTAGATCATCAGTGATGGTTCAGGCAATAGGTGGACAATAGGCGTTAAAGTAAAACCCCCCTCCCCATAATCCCCATACTTATTTGGTTCCGTGTCATTCCGTGTGTTTCAGTGGCTGAAAAAATCAAAAAGTGTATAGCTCAAATTCCCAGTCCTGTTTTTGTTTTTCTTGATGTCTGCACAGGAAATGATACCCTACGGATCGTTAATTCAACTGATATCATGAAATAATCGACTTTAAGGAACATCGATACAGAACGCTACACGTATAATGGAAAGAATCAGGCAGGAAATAGGAAAAATTAAAGAACACTTGGCTTTTGTCCGCTCTGTGAAAGAGGAATGCCTCGAAAAATTTAACACGGACAAGATATATCGTGGAGCTCTGCTCCATGATTACGAAAAAGGTTGAAACCGAGTATATTTGCAGAAAAGTTATGGAAATACTTCATGATATTGATGAGTATGTTTTGCAAATTGAGGGATCAATAGGCGTTTGAGGAAGGAGCCTTACCAAATAATGGGATGACTAATGCCGGTAGTTTTGATACAAATGCAAAATGATAGTGGTGAAGCGTATGAGAATTAGATCGTCAAGCTCAATTGAAGGTTCCTGCGCCATCTTGGCACACACTTTTCCTGGAGGATGGCATCATGCAAAAAGAACATTTTGATTTGAATTATGCAGGAAATCTACGTAATGAAACGGCGTAAAACCTTTAATCCTAAACGTCAAATACAAGAGAATGCTGATTCATCAGTGCTGGCTGAATTACAGAAGCGTGTCAGCTATTCCGGCAATCCAGAGCATAAGCGTAATCCCGGTGATTTTGGATTGATTCCACCGGCGTTGCCCCGCCCCGATAAAACACTTTGTGATGAGGTGAGTATTTTTACCCATAAGGTGGCATCACAATTGTTGCAATGTGGTATCAAAAAAGGTTTGATTAGTGTGCAGATGTGTGGAAATTTCCCCCAGAATGTCTGGGCAGTATCCGAAGGAGGTTTCTCCTTTGAAGCGCAGTTAGATAATTTTGAGCTTGGTTCTTACCATGGTTACCCCATGCCGGAAACTGACCCGTTTCGAGCTCATGTGCTGGAACATTGGAGTAACAATGTATGAGCAATAATATAAAACTGAACTTTGAATGGCTCTCGAGCGAGGCTACTACACTCGATCGTATAGCTTTTGCTGCTATTGATATTCGAGTAAATGGTTGTTCGGTAACTGAGCTTGAAGATATTAATGCGCGTACGATTCGTTCCACAGCGCGAGTATCCGCCTATCAGCTAGCTTTTTGGTTTGCTGCAAACTGGTGGAGACTTATTCATGAGCCAGAGCGTGAAACTTTGTCGTGGCGGATGAGTCACTGCCTTGGTGCCGCAGGCGGTGGTTTTGTATGGCCTGACCTTACATTTGCTAGTGATGGTGAATTTTTGTTGCTATCCAGTCGAAGTACAAGAGGACTGTTTGGTGCACCGGTCAGGTATATCAATAGTAGCGATGAAACTATTTCTCTGTCTGATTTTGGAGCCGAAATAGATCGCTTTATTGAAGCTGTATTAGAGCGTGTTGCAAGCTGTTCGACACAAATTACTCCATTGGCTGAGCTTTGGCAGAGTGTCAGAGAGGAGCGACAAACATTTGAAAGTTCGAAATGGAGAACATTTGAAGCCCTGTTGGGATGTGATCCGGATGAGGCGGATGAGCAACTGATAATTGAGATACAAGGCTATAGCTCTAAGTGGGGAAATAAGGCTGTTGAAGAAATTGTGGCTGGCACACAACAAAAAGCTGCAAAAACAATTGGGGAAATTGATGGATACTTGTCCACATCCCAAACAATGAAAATTCCAAATTTAACAAGCCTAAGATCAGAAATCAACACCCTTGATCAAGGACAATCGCCGTGGCGGAGGGCTGCTTATATGGCCAGCCAAGCTCGGGCTGCATGGGGGGTTGGTGCAACTCAGGTTATGAACGGCAAACTACTTGCCGACATTTTTTCATTGTCTGAAGATTTTGTGAACGGCACGCGCCAGGATGTTGGGGTGCCGATTGGAGTAGGTTGCCGTAATGACTATAGTAGTGATTATCTGGAAGTGGTGCTAACCAAACGACCACAGACTGGAAGGCACTTCGAACTGGCACGATTGATGGCTGACAATCTGATAGCGCCTTCTTCGGATGTGCTCTTGCCCGTCACATTGGCAAAAACAGCACGCCAGAAATTTCAACGATCTTTTGCCCAAGAGTTACTTTGCCCTTTTGCCGGACTTGCAGAGTTTTTAGGCAATCAAACGCCAGATGATGAAACGATAGAAGAGGCCGCAAGCTACTATCATGTTTCGCCGTTGCTTGTGAAAACAACGTTGGTAAATCGTGGGCGCTTGGGGCGCGATGTTCTTATTGCGTAATACCGGAACGAGGCAGTGGCTATTGATGAGATGCTTCCGGCCGTGGCCTTGTCGACAATAATTGTGTGCCGCAGAACTTGCGGTTGCACAAGCCCTTCAATCATACAAATGGTAAAACTCTGGCTTTGCCCGATGGTTATTTGGACTATTCTTGATTGCAAGACCTGGTATCCCAAAGTTTGCATGCTTTACAAGTAAGCGCGTTGGCCGATGTGCGCCATCTTATTGATGCTGCCCGGCAGCGGGTGGCCGGCACGGTCAATGCCGCGCTTACACAGCTCTACTGGCAAATCGGCAATCGGGTCAATTTAGAGTTGCTGCAAGGGAAACGGGCTGAATACGGCAAGCAAGTAATTGTCGAACTGGCAAAGCAACTCACCACACAATTTGGCAAAGGTTGGAGCGAGCGTCCACTGCGTTATTGCCTGCGCATTGCCGAAGCTTTATCACGAAATAATAAGCCACCTCAGTATCCTCAGCAGCAAGGCCTCTCCCCCCACCACCAACATCCCTGACATTCTACTTTTGTAAGCCATAAAGAACCTTGACTTTCTGTTTGTACAACTATAGAATTGCATTGAATTGCTGTTTTGATAGAGGGTGCATCATGAAGAACGGTTTGCCAAAAGGGATTTGCTTTCATGGAACGAGTGGTTGAAAAACAGGTCATAGCGTGGAAAGACGCGCCACGCCGTAAACCGCTAATTATCCGTGGGGCACGTCAAGTTGGTAAAACCTGGCTTGTTGAAAATGTGTTGGCGCAACAATTTGATAGTTTTGTGAAAATCGATCTGGAAAAGCGCCGTGATTTACATGCGTATTTTGCTGGTAATCTTGATCCCAAGGTACTGCTGGGGTATCTGGAATTAGCAACGAATCGTATTCTTCCCGGTAAAACTCTTCTTTTTCTTGATGAAATTCAGGCTTGCCCCCGGGCTATCACGGCATTGCGCTATTTTTACGAACAGCTGCCGGATCTTCACGTTGTCGCGGCCGGTTCCTTGTTAGAGTTTGCCTTTGGTGAAATATCTATCCCTGTTGGGCGAGTGCAATATCTGCACATGCAGCCAATGACATTCTACGAGTATCTCAGGGCAATGGGGAAAGAAGCAATGGCGGAGTACACGCTGGCGACGCCGGCCGGTGTTGATGAGCATGTTCAGCACATGATTCTGCAGGAGTTGCGACGCTATTTCTTTGTCGGCGGCATGCCTGAATGTGTCAAAACCTACCGTGATACTGGTTCAATGGTTGAAACCTTCCGTGTCCAGTCAGAAATTATTGATTCGTATCGTGATGATTTTTCCAAATATGTACCTCGCATCGACACGATGTGCCTTGATGCTGTTTTTCTGAATGTCGCTAAAAGTGTTGGTGAGCAGTTGAAATATACCCGCCTTAATGAGGGTCATTCTGGTCAGATGAATCGAAAAGCTTTTGATCTGCTGGTCCAAGCGAGAATAATCCATAAAATACCATCTTGTGATCCGACGGGTTTGCCGTTAGGAGCAACTGCCAATCCCAAAAAGTTTAAGGCAGCCATGTTGGATATAGGGCTTCTGCAGAGACTCTGCCAGGTGCCGGTTGAGTTGGAACTGCAGCAGGAAAATCTTTTAGCGATCTATCGCGGCAAACTTGCAGAGCAATTTGTAGCCCAGGAACTAATAGCATGGCACAGTTCAGAGTTGTTTTATTGGGCCCGAGATGTCCGTGGCAGTAGTGCCGAAGTAGACTACCTTACCGTTCGGGACGGAAAAATTTACCCCGTCGAGGTGAAATCCGGGGCAGGCGGGACGTTGCGGAGTCTCCATGGTATGCTGGAGCAATATCCCAAATGCCCGCAAGGGTTAGTCCTTTATGGTGGATCGTATAAAAGGTTGCCTGAGCAGAAAGTCGTCTTTATGCCACTATACTGTGCTTCCAACATCGGAGATAAAAGGCCTACTGTGGTTTAAAGCGAGTGTGATCGCTTACAAGTCAGCTATACTTAGGGGCGTTCTCTACAAGATATTATGCTTGTCGACCAGATTATCAATCAAGGGGCCTTACCAATAATGGGAAGACTAATGTCGGTCGTTTTGATACAATTGCAAAATGGTAGTGGCGAGGCGTATGAGAATAGAATCGGCAAGCTCAATAGCAGGTTTTTGCGCCATTTCCTGCACACATTTTTCCTGGAGGATAGCATCATGCAAAACGAACATTTTGATTTGAATGACATCCGGCATGAGCCAACGGATTCGCAACTGGAATCATTGATGGATTCGGTAGCGCAAGAAGCCAAACGGCGTGCTGATTTGGCGGCGGAAGCACTTATGCAGCGCCTGCGTGATGACATTGTTGCAGCTAATCGTTCACGGCCCTTATCATGAGCGAGGGGATTCTTCAGCCTCGCCTGATTGTCGTGGCTGGCCCTAATGGTGTTGGCAAGACTTCTATCACTGAACAGTTGCTCCGGCACGAGTGGATGGGGGGCTGCATCTCCATTTTCACCTAATATTAAGGGAGGTTTTTTATGCTTAATGTAACGGTAAAAAAACAGATCATTAGCCAGATGGGTTTGCTTGATTATGAGCACCAGAGACGTGTACTTGATTTTGCTCGAGCCCTTGTTGTGACTTGCCCAAAAGGCGTTCCTGGCAAACAACTCCTTTCGTTTGCAGGGGCAATACCTGCTGCTGATCTGAAGACCATGGGAGAGGCTATAGAAGATTCTTGCGAGAAGGTAGACCAGAATGAGTGGTAAATATCTGCTTGATACCAATATCGTGATCGCTCTATTTGCAGAAGACCCGTCTGCCCAAAAGCATATTGCCAAGGCAGGAGAGATATTCATTCCGGCCACTGTTATTGGGGAACTCTTTTTCGGGGCATTTAAGTCCGGACGACCGAAGGAAAATACCGCGCGTATAGAAAACTTTGCGATCGCCAATACCGCAGATATCTTATCCTAAACACCCTTTTACTTGTTAGGAGGATGAAATGGCTACGTTACAAGTAAGGTTCATAGTGAGATGTTTATGATATCCCCCTTCGAAGTCTCCTGCGTCGCGTATCTTCAAAGGGGGAAGTTAATGGTCCCCCACTTTGTAAAGGGGGGCCAGGGGGGATTTTCTGTTACGCTCTGGTAATCTGACAAAGTAGAGCTATTTAATTTAACATTTATTGTTGCAGTCTTGATGTTGTGTTGCTAGTATATGCGCATGATTAATACGCATATAGGGGATTGTCATGCAAACAACTTTTATTGATCAAACTGCTCCAAAGAAACCAACAAATGTTAGTATAAACAGTCATTTACTAAAATTGGCCAAGGAGTATCACATTAATCTTTCCCAAACTCTGGAAAAACGGTTAGTGGAATTGTTGCGTCAGGAGCATGCTCGGCGATGGCTGGATGAAAGCAATGAAGCAATAAATGCATATAATACACGGATAGAGTCTGATGGTGTTTTTAGCGACGGACTGAGACGGTTCTAATGGCACAATTTGACGTTTTTAAGAATCTCAGCATTCAAACAAAACAAGAAATTCCTTATCTGCTCGATCTGCAAGCCAATCTGCTTAATGACCTGGCAACACATGTGGTTGTTCCGCTTGTCAATACTACTTTGATGAGGAAGGCTGCGAAACATCTTAACCTGGAATTTGAGATTGAGGGTACACGTGTCGTTATGTCTACAGCAGAACTTGCTGGTGTGCCTGTAAGGATATTGGGTGAAAAGGTCTGCTCATTAAATGACGACAGGGATGAAATTATTGCAGCGCTTGATTTCCTGTTTGTTGGTTTCTAAGTTTTCCGCCTCACGCCTTTCATGCGTCTTGCAATTTTGCAAGCCTGACCCCCAATATGCACGAATTGAGAAAACAAGAAACTGCTTATAATGCTCATTTCACCCCTGAAAATGGACATCTAAGCACTGAAAACATGTTTTATTTTGGGTCAAATGACGAACAATCAAGGGGGAAGCTTTGTCCGACCCCGGTTTAGCTAGTAAATAATCGAAGGCGGGGCAACATGACGTCACAAACCGACAAAATCGAGATCATCCTTTACCAAACATCTGACGGCACGGTCAGGATAGCTACGGTTTTCCGGGATGAAACCATCTGGCTCACCCAGGCTAAAATGGCGGAACTTTTTGATGTGAAAATTCCGGCCATCTTCAAACACTTGAAAAACATCTTTGATAGCGGGGAGTTGGATGAAAAAGTGGTTGTTTCCATTTTGGAAAATACCACTCAACATGGTGCCATTGAAGGGAAAACCCAAAAAAAACAGGTCAAACACTTCAACCTCGACTCCATTATCGCCGTCGGTTACCGTGTAAATTCCAAACGGGCCACCCAATTCCGCATCTGGGCTACCAGTATCCTGAAAGAGTACATCATCAAAGGCTTTGCCATGGATGATGTGCGCTTGAAACAGGTTGAAAAATGGGATTATTTTGATGAATGGCTGGAACGTATTCGGGATATCCGGGCATCGGAAAAGCGGTTTTATCAGAAAATCCGGGATATTTATACCACAGCGATAGATTATGATAAAAACTCAGAAGATGCTCAGACCTTTTTCAAAAAGGTGCAAAACAAAATGCTATGGGCTATTACCGGTAAAACAGCAGCCGAAGTAAATATTCGGCTTGACGCTGGAAAATGACAAAAACCCCCCTAATTTAAATGTTCGTCATCGCTTTTCAGGGAGGTAAGCAGGCTTCTGAGTCTATACGACTGTATGTGAAGAAGCCTGATCGCCTTCCTGGGAAGTGATGCCGAATATTTACAGCCGAAGTGATAGAATCCCGCAGCAACCCCGATGCACCGAATATGGGGCTGACCTCCTGGCGCGGTTCTATTGTCAGAAAACAGGATACGGCGATTGCTAAAAATTATCTCAAGGCCGATGAGATAAAAGATCTGAATGAAATTGTAACCATGTATCTTGATTACGCTGAACGACAGGCCAGGCTGAGAAAAACCGTTACCATGGAACAATGGTCGGACAAACTCGATGCTTTTCTGGAATTCAACGAGCACGAATTGTTGACCCACGCCGGTAAGGTCAAGTCGGAGGTTGCGAAAAAGATTGCCAAAGAAGATGGTTTCGTAAAAACTCAATTTCTGGGATGGCTAAATAAAAAGCGTCAAATGCGAGGCGCGCAAATTTCGAGGAATGAGGCGGACTTGAGTACGCCGCAGTTACGAGATAATTTGCAGCAACGAAGCAGTTGGCGACTTTTTACGACGCCATCAAAGAACGGTATGAAGAATTTGATGCAACCGCAAAAAATCGGACGCACTGGCAGCGGATGAAGAAGACCTGAAAGAACTGGAAGAAATAGAAAAAGACTGCTCAAAAACAAAACTGATGATGAATAACAAAGAGTTACGTCCCATGGACAGTTGCTGGTTTACCAGGGACAAGGCCTAAGCGGAATGGACCGAGAGTATCGCTGTGGGAAGTAGTCGTTCGTCGATGGAATCAGGGAACAGCTACAACCGAGACTAACAGCCCGTAATGTTAAAGAGGTCGGCAGCCGTTACGAATTGAGAAAACAAGAAACTGCTTATAATGCTCATTTCACCCCTGAAAATGGACATCTAAGCACCGAAAACATGTTTTATTTTGGGTTAAATGACGAACAATCAATGGGTTAGTTTGTTCGACCCCCAAGTCTACAGCCCAAGTCTACAGAAAAAGCTCAACGAGACGAAAGGTGGGATTATCCTTTGGACGCGGTCAGAGAAATCGTGCTGAACATGATTGTTCATCGCGACTATAGGGCCAGCGCAGATTCAACAATCAAAATTTTTCCAAACAGGGTCGAGTTTTTTAATCCAGGCACTCTTCCTGCGGGAATGAACCTTGAAGAAATTTTATCTGGAAGAAGCGCTTCCAATCCAAGAAATAAACAAATTGCATCAACCTTCAAAGAAGCTGGCATTATAGAAAAATATGGCTCTGGCATTAAGCGGGTGCAGCAAACCATGCAAGCTGCCGGGGCGAAAAAGCCGCTTTTTGAAATGATTGGCAATTTCTTCAAGGTCACACTTTTTCCGAGAAATGGCGGAGTAAATGAATTGTTTGAATATATCAGGAGCAATCCAGGTGGGAAAAACTCTGACTTAAGAAGAGCTTTGGACCAGTCACAGCGCACTATCGAACGCTGGCTTAAGCAGCTCAAAAAGGAAGGAAAGATAGAATTTCGTGGTGCGTCAAAAACAGGAGGATATTTCCCCGCCAATAGAGATATTTAGCGTCTTTCTCCTAAGAGTTGATGAAGTGAGTATTCCGGAGTAATTCGGCCACTCATTCCGGAGTTATCCGGCCACCTAATCCGATTTAATTCGGCCACCCATTCCGGAGTTATCCGGCCACCCATTCCGATTTAATTCGGCCACCCAAAATTCAGGTCTACCCAGCGAAGGATACCCAGACTATGGAATAAACTGGGGAATAAACTGGGACAGACCACGATTATCCAGAGAATCATATTTGGGCATGTTTTCTGTCAAACGATAATTTCACATTGCATCGGCGACATAAAAAACGTGGTCTGTCCCCAATTGTCCGATTGTCCGTGTCCGTGTCCGCCCAATTGTCCGTGTCGCTGAAAATGGCTCGAAAGGTCCACTCCGTCTTTGCGAACGGAGTGAAGCAATCCAGAGGTTACTTGGTTTGAGCACCATGTTTCTGGACTGCCGCGTCGCTTCGCTCCTCGCAGTGACTGAGACAAGGAGCCAAGAAGACAAGGGGGTTACACTCTATCATTACTCAGGCTTTATTTCCGCCAAATCATCGGCGGTCAGCTCAAAGTCGCCGACATGGCTTTCTCCTGCTGAAACAACTACAGTCTGGGTAACTTTTGAAACAGGTCTATAGGAAAACTTACCTTCATTATCTGTAGTGCCCTCGAGAAGAGACTTGCCACTGGAGTCCACAACAACCACCTTGGCATTTTGCAGCTTTTTGCCGCTGGCATAAAAAGCCTCTACATAGACCTTCTCACCCTCAACATAAGCCCAGACAATAGCTGCATGTCCCCAGGCACTGCAAGCCAATATCAAGGCAAAAGCAGCCCCTAATGCCGACACAACTACTCTTTTTTTTGTAAACATTGTATCTCCCTTAACTCCATTAGTGTACAAGCTAAAAACATAGTCTTCCAATTATAGATGCACTGTAACCTCTCGCTACCCAGCTTTTCCAATAAAACTGCGCATAATAAGTGTACTATAAAATAAAAGGCTGGCTACCATGGCGATAGTCCCTCCAGTTGGTATTGGCAAATACCCAGACAGCAGCAGACCAAAAACAGTACTCACCGTTGAAAGCGCAACCGATATCCAGAAAAAGCTCCTGAGCCCTCTGGCAATATTCTGAGCACCAGCAGCCGGAACTACTATGAGAACGAGTACCAGCAAGGCGCCGATCAGCTTCAAGCTGGAAACCACCACAACCGTCAGTATAAGAATAAAAATGTAATCGTTTACTATAGGGTTAAAGCCCCGTGCTCTGGCCATAACCGGATTAAAACTTACCAGCATGGCCCGGTTAAATATCCAATAACCGCTGCATAGTGTAAGAATAGATGTAGCTGACAGTATGTACAGATCCTGATCATTTATCGTAATAAGATTGCCGAAAAGTATTGATTCAACCTGATGAATATTAAATTGCTTGGTCACCAGTACAAGCATGATAATACCCAAGCCCAGGGTCTGAGCCAGAATTACGCCAATAACGGTATCAACCGGCATTCGAGTGCGGTTCTTGATAAATGTCATCAGGAGCGCAACCAGCAGACAAAAGCCATACAGACCGGCGTAGGTTTGGCCAATAGGCTCACCAATAAGTAAACCAAGGGCGACACCAGTCATTGCCGCATTACCGATTGTCTGTGTAAAAAAAGCCATTTTCTTGGCAACGACCACAGTTCCCAAACCGCCAAGAATTGGCCCAACCAAACAAGCAGCCAAGATGCCCCTGGCCATAAAAGCATGCTCAAAAATCTCCGGCAAATACCCAGCCTTGGCGAGAGAAGAAATATATTGGTATATGAATTCCATCAGGCGCCCCGCCCTTCTCTTGACTGAGCTGAAAAGGCCTGCACGCCAAAAACTGCCTCTAAAATCTTCGGATCTTTTAAGTTCGAACTTAGCCCCGACCAAGTGACGGTACCATTAATTCCGGTCACTTTATCTGCGATACGCAAGACAGTGGACAGGTCGTGACTGACCATAATAACGGCTATCCCGTGCTCATCCCTTAAGTTGAGAAGAACTTGCTCAAAGGACCGAGCCCCCACCTCATCTATATTGCTGGCAGGTTCGTCTAGCAATAAAATTTCCGGTACGGGTGTTAAAGCCTGAGCGAGTAAAACCCGTCGCATCTCACCCCCAGAAAGCCCGCCGACTAAGCGCTCGGCAAGATGCGCACAATCTGTTTTTTCCAGACATGCCAGCACGTTATCCCGCATCGCAGTGGTCCGCCTGAAAATAATCGGGATATCCTGCATCATTAGCAGCAGAAAATCAGTTACTGTTAATGGCAAGGAATGATCAAACTCAAGAAACTGCGGGACATAGCCAATGCGGCCATTAGAGCAAAAGTTAAACCGTATCAAACCCTTGTGAGGCAAACTGCCGGTCAGGCAACGTATGAACGTGGTTTTCCCTGCACCATTAGGGCCGAGAACAGCGTGAAGAGTGCCCCGTTCAACATCCATAGTGACATTGTTCAATATGGTCTGCCCGCCAAGCTGCACGGACAAGTCTCGAACCTCTAGAGACATTTTCATATTCGGTTCATTTTTCATTTTTAATGGCCTACAAAGCTGCCTCGCTCCCTAAAGCGTTGACAATGGTATCGAGATTGTTCTGCATATCAACAACAAACTTTTCCGGCGAATAGGTTCCATTGGAAATATGACTTAATGAGTACATCCGGCAACCAGTTTCAGCAAAAATCGTATCAACATATTTCTTCTGGTAACTGACCTCTGTAAAAAGAACATTCACTTTCGCCTTTTTAATTCGATTGATTGTATCCGCCAGTTG from the Desulfobulbaceae bacterium genome contains:
- a CDS encoding metal ABC transporter permease, with product MEFIYQYISSLAKAGYLPEIFEHAFMARGILAACLVGPILGGLGTVVVAKKMAFFTQTIGNAAMTGVALGLLIGEPIGQTYAGLYGFCLLVALLMTFIKNRTRMPVDTVIGVILAQTLGLGIIMLVLVTKQFNIHQVESILFGNLITINDQDLYILSATSILTLCSGYWIFNRAMLVSFNPVMARARGFNPIVNDYIFILILTVVVVSSLKLIGALLVLVLIVVPAAGAQNIARGLRSFFWISVALSTVSTVFGLLLSGYLPIPTGGTIAMVASLLFYSTLIMRSFIGKAG
- a CDS encoding CcdB family protein; the protein is MAQFDVFKNLSIQTKQEIPYLLDLQANLLNDLATHVVVPLVNTTLMRKAAKHLNLEFEIEGTRVVMSTAELAGVPVRILGEKVCSLNDDRDEIIAALDFLFVGF
- a CDS encoding metal ABC transporter ATP-binding protein; protein product: MKNEPNMKMSLEVRDLSVQLGGQTILNNVTMDVERGTLHAVLGPNGAGKTTFIRCLTGSLPHKGLIRFNFCSNGRIGYVPQFLEFDHSLPLTVTDFLLLMMQDIPIIFRRTTAMRDNVLACLEKTDCAHLAERLVGGLSGGEMRRVLLAQALTPVPEILLLDEPASNIDEVGARSFEQVLLNLRDEHGIAVIMVSHDLSTVLRIADKVTGINGTVTWSGLSSNLKDPKILEAVFGVQAFSAQSREGRGA
- a CDS encoding PIN domain-containing protein; this translates as MSGKYLLDTNIVIALFAEDPSAQKHIAKAGEIFIPATVIGELFFGAFKSGRPKENTARIENFAIANTADILS
- a CDS encoding carboxypeptidase regulatory-like domain-containing protein produces the protein MFTKKRVVVSALGAAFALILACSAWGHAAIVWAYVEGEKVYVEAFYASGKKLQNAKVVVVDSSGKSLLEGTTDNEGKFSYRPVSKVTQTVVVSAGESHVGDFELTADDLAEIKPE
- a CDS encoding type II toxin-antitoxin system CcdA family antitoxin, which gives rise to MQTTFIDQTAPKKPTNVSINSHLLKLAKEYHINLSQTLEKRLVELLRQEHARRWLDESNEAINAYNTRIESDGVFSDGLRRF
- a CDS encoding virulence RhuM family protein — encoded protein: MTSQTDKIEIILYQTSDGTVRIATVFRDETIWLTQAKMAELFDVKIPAIFKHLKNIFDSGELDEKVVVSILENTTQHGAIEGKTQKKQVKHFNLDSIIAVGYRVNSKRATQFRIWATSILKEYIIKGFAMDDVRLKQVEKWDYFDEWLERIRDIRASEKRFYQKIRDIYTTAIDYDKNSEDAQTFFKKVQNKMLWAITGKTAAEVNIRLDAGK
- a CDS encoding ATP-binding protein; translated protein: MERVVEKQVIAWKDAPRRKPLIIRGARQVGKTWLVENVLAQQFDSFVKIDLEKRRDLHAYFAGNLDPKVLLGYLELATNRILPGKTLLFLDEIQACPRAITALRYFYEQLPDLHVVAAGSLLEFAFGEISIPVGRVQYLHMQPMTFYEYLRAMGKEAMAEYTLATPAGVDEHVQHMILQELRRYFFVGGMPECVKTYRDTGSMVETFRVQSEIIDSYRDDFSKYVPRIDTMCLDAVFLNVAKSVGEQLKYTRLNEGHSGQMNRKAFDLLVQARIIHKIPSCDPTGLPLGATANPKKFKAAMLDIGLLQRLCQVPVELELQQENLLAIYRGKLAEQFVAQELIAWHSSELFYWARDVRGSSAEVDYLTVRDGKIYPVEVKSGAGGTLRSLHGMLEQYPKCPQGLVLYGGSYKRLPEQKVVFMPLYCASNIGDKRPTVV